A single region of the Eleginops maclovinus isolate JMC-PN-2008 ecotype Puerto Natales chromosome 16, JC_Emac_rtc_rv5, whole genome shotgun sequence genome encodes:
- the p3h4 gene encoding endoplasmic reticulum protein SC65 → MLLKGLCLALLLPALVQAQYEKYSFKSFPQKDIIPLDSSYSYAVEQYGAENWAESIKFLELSLRLHRLLRESEAFCSRNCSCVSRDNDTLSPDSSLRVVRHILLRAACLKKCKADLPVFKLSYPRRDLLESFEKRTPYRYIQYAHYQLNNLEKAVSAAHTFLKKNPNDPYLTKNMNYYKTLFDVEEYLIDHEEQPYESVFVKSVTLYNSGDFSSSARNMEQAITQYFEVYSLCLAGCEGSHEIVEFKDFYPTLADLYTDVLKCKVKCEEHLTPNVGGFFVEKFVATMYHYLQFSYYKLNDVKNAAPCAASYMLFDRNDQVMQQNVVYYRFYREQWGLEESDFQPRPEALRYFNETTKQKEMLEFALNYLQTDDEDVVSQEETASSQTLHTDAEFDGMGDYEEAFLADWWQEPKTKWDAGEVAD, encoded by the exons ATGCTCCTAAAGGGCTTGTGTCTGGCCCTGCTCCTGCCGGCCCTGGTGCAGGCTCAGTATGAGAAGTACAGCTTTAAAAGTTTCCCCCAGAAGGACATCATACCGCTGGACTCTTCATACAGCTACGCAGTGGAGCAGTACGGGGCCGAGAACTGGGCCGAGAGCATCAAGTTCCTGGAGCTCAGCCTGCGGCTCCACCGGCTGCTGCGGGAGAGCGAGGCGTTCTGTAGCCGCAACTGCAGCTGCGTGAGCCGGGACAACGACACCCTGTCCCCCGACAGCAGCCTTCGCGTCGTGCGCCACATTCTACTGAGGGCTGCGTGCCTTAAAAAGTGCAAGGCGGATTTGCCAGTATTTAAACTCTCATACCCACGAAGGGATTTACTGGAAAGTTTTGAGAAAAGGACACCATATCggtacatacagtatgcacatTACCAG CTTAACAACCTGGAGAAGGCTGTGTCAGCGGCTCACACCTTCCTGAAGAAGAACCCCAATGATCCCTATCTGACCAAGAACATGAACTACTACAAGACACTGTTTGATGTGGAGGAATATCTCATCGACCATGAGGAGCAGCCGTATGAA AGTGTTTTTGTGAAGAGTGTGACACTTTACAACAGCGGTGACTTCAGCAGCAGTGCCCGAAACATGGAGCAAGCCATCACACAGTACTTTGAAGTGTACAGTCTTTGCTTGGCAGGTTGTGAGGGCTCACATGAGATTGTGGAGTTCAAAGACTTTTATCCCACCCTGGCAG ATCTTTACACTGATGTGCTAAAATGTAAGGTTAAATGTGAAGAGCACCTGACGCCCAACGTTGGAGGCTTCTTCGTGGAGAAGTTTGTCGCCACCATGTATCACTACCTCCAGTTTTCCTATTATAAAT TAAATGATGTAAAGAACGCTGCTCCATGCGCAGCCAGTTACATGCTGTTCGACCGTAATGACCAGGTGATGCAACAAAATGTAGTGTACTATCGCTTCTACCGGGAGCAGTGGGGACTCGAGGAAAGCGACTTCCAGCCTCGGCCT gaggCCCTGAGGTACTTTAACGAGACAACCAAGCAGAAAGAGATGCTGGAGTTTGCACTGAACTACCTTCAGACTGATGATGAG GACGTGGTAAGTCAAGAAGAAACAGCCTCCTCTCAAACGCTGCACACTGACGCTGAGTTTGATGGGATGGGAGACTACGAGGAGGCCTTCCTGGCTGACTGGTGGCAAGAACCCAAAACTAAGTGGGACGCAGGAGAGGTTGCAGACTAA
- the LOC134878511 gene encoding cytosolic 5'-nucleotidase 3-like — translation MIPELSNPSVCMKDPQRVQEILQSMVKAGSNTVQVISDFDMTLTRFAYKGKRCPTCHNILDNSKLISNDCKAQLKELLDTYYPIEIDTARPIEEKLPLMVQWWTKAHEILVQQKIRKDLLATAVQESEAMLREGYQLLFDHLHEHSIPLLIFSAGIGDILEEVIRQAGVFHSNVKVFSNYMDFDESGVLKAFKGELIHIYNKREGALLNTGHFQELRTRPNVLLLGDSLGDLTMADGVQDMENILKIGFLNDKVEERKQSYLDSYDIVLVQDETLEVPNAVLLYLTGNK, via the exons ATG ATTCCCGAGTTGTCCAACCCATCGGTGTGTATGAAGGACCCTCAGAGGGTGCAGGAGATCCTGCAGTCCATGGTGAAGGCTGGCTCCAACACCGTGCAG GTGATCTCAGATTTTGACATGACTCTGACAAGATTTGCATACAAGGGCAAAAGGTGCCCTACGTGTCACA ATATTCTTGACAACAGCAAACTTATCTCCAATGACTGCAAAGCACAG CTGAAGGAGCTGCTCGACACATACTACCCTATAGAGATCGACACGGCGCGACCAATAGAAGAAAAGCTGCCCCTGATGGTGCAGTG GTGGACTAAAGCTCATGAAATACTGGTGCAGCAGAAGATTAGGAAAGACCTGCTGGCCACGGCGGTTCAGGAATCTGAAGCCATGCTGAG GGAGGGCTACCAGCTCCTCTTTGACCACCTGCACGAGCACAGCATCCCTCTGCTCATCTTCTCTGCCGGAATAGGAGACATCCTAGAAGAGGTTATCCGCCAGGCGGGAGTTTTCCACTCCAACGTCAAAGTCTTCTCCAACTACATGGACTTCGACGAGTCT GGAGTGTTGAAGGCTTTCAAGGGAGAGCTGATCCACATCTACAATAAACGGGAAGGCGCTCTGCTCAACACCGGCCATTTCCAGGAGCTGCGGACGCGGCCCAACGTGCTCCTGCTGGGAGACTCTTTGGGAGATCTGACCATGGCCGACGGCGTGCAGGACATGGAAAACATTCTCAAGATTGGCTTCCTTAACGACAAG gtggaggagaggaagcagtCTTACTTGGACTCGTATGATATTGTGTTGGTACAAGATGAGACCCTGGAAGTCCCTAACGCTGTACTGCTCTACCTTACTGGCAATAAGTAA
- the LOC134878507 gene encoding kelch-like protein 11: MCGCVCHLLYCTSLLQFPPLLTSSSCSTMAAAAPNPEDSARSSGTGGTSTPSALAGDGDAEESEDFTSSSHCSELSRRQNEQRKQGLFCDVTLAFSSGAASGSVQSCEFSAHRSVLAAATDYFTPLLGGQFSESLSGRVEMKEWSSELGPDPDTVQSVIQYMYTGEIRVSTCNVHEVLELADRFLLLQLKDFCGEFLKKKLSLTNCVAVHSLAHMYTLDQLALRAADMIRRNFHKVIQDDEFYTLPFHLVRDWLSDAEITVDSEEVLFEAVVKWVQKNTEERSRYFEELFRLLRLPQIKPTYLTRVVKTEQLVAANEACLRLVSEAVEGHAIRFENLKSTDMEFWSSHMASFQPRFGQNMDVIMVVGGVSEGGDYLSECVGYFIYEDRWVNLPHIHNHLDGHAIAATESHVYVAGSMEPGFAKTVERYNPNRNTWEQVSNLTTRKHSFGLTCIKDILYSIGGHGNFSPGFKDVSIYEPEQDKWHNLESAPKILRDVKAVSVEDRYVYVTARTPVDTDNEDGLKTVTTRYDTESRQWQDVDSLPLIDNYCIFQMAVASTNFYHTASCCPKSYTVRDEVAKQKISGRISDEILESLPPEVTSIEGAAICHFDEDVFIIGGWKNSDDVDKQYRKEAYRYCAERKRWMLLPPMPQPRCRATACHVRIPYRFLYGCQRYPMPQNLARQRDRMQQMQQLHRRTLTLRRQLQSQIEC, encoded by the exons ATGTGTGGCTGCGTATGTCACCTCCTCTACTGCACTAGTTTACTTCAGTTCCCCCCACTGCtcacctccagctcctgcagcaCGATGGCAGCGGCGGCCCCGAACCCGGAGGACTCAGCCAGGAGCAGCGGTACCGGCGGCACCAGCACACCCAGCGCCCTTGCCGGAGACGGGGACGCCGAGGAGTCTGAGGACTTCACATCCTCCTCCCACTGCTCAGAGCTGTCTCGGCGGCAGAACGAGCAGAGGAAGCAGGGCTTGTTCTGCGACGTGACGCTGGCCTTCAGCAGCGGGGCGGCTAGCGGGAGCGTGCAGAGCTGCGAGTTTTCAGCCCACAGGTCCGTCCTGGCTGCGGCCACCGATTATTTCACCCCCCTGCTGGGAGGACAGTTCTCTGAGTCCCTGTCCGGACGGGTAGAGATGAAGGAATGGAGCTCAGAGCTGGGGCCGGACCCGGATACGGTGCAGAGTGTCATCCAGTACATGTACACAGGAGAAATACGCGTTAGCACCTGCAATGTACATGAAGTACTGGAGCTAGCTGACAG GTTCCTTTTGCTGCAGCTGAAGGACTTCTGTGGGGAGTTCCTCAAGAAGAAGCTGAGCCTGACCAACTGCGTGGCGGTGCACAGTCTAGCCCACATGTACACCTTGGACCAGCTTGCTCTACGGGCTGCAGACATGATCCGTCGCAACTTCCACAAGGTCATCCAGGATGACGAGTTCTACACGCTGCCCTTTCACCTGGTCCGGGACTGGCTGTCGGATGCAGAGATCACAGTGGATTCTGAGGAGGTGCTTTTTGAGGCTGTAGTGAAATGGgtgcagaagaacacagaggaGCGAAGTCGCTATTTTGAGGAGCTCTTCCGTCTTCTGAGGCTGCCTCAAATCAAGCCCACCTACCTGACCAGGGTAGTCAAAACTGAGCAGCTGGTGGCCGCCAATGAGGCTTGCTTACGGCTGGTGTCAGAGGCTGTGGAGGGCCACGCTATTCGCTTTGAGAACCTCAAGTCAACTGATATGGAGTTCTGGTCTTCCCACATGGCCTCCTTTCAGCCTCGCTTTGGCCAGAACATGGATGTTATTATGGTTGTAGGCGGTGTGTCAGAAGGAGGGGACTACCTGAGTGAGTGTGTCGGCTACTTCATTTACGAGGACCGTTGGGTCAACCTGCCGCACATACACAACCACTTGGACGGCCATGCCATCGCTGCCACAGAGTCCCACGTCTACGTAGCTGGTTCTATGGAACCTGGCTTCGCTAAGACCGTAGAGCGGTACAATCCTAATCGCAACACCTGGGAGCAAGTGAGCAACCTGACCACACGCAAGCACTCATTTGGCCTCACCTGTATAAAAGATATACTGTACAGCATTGGTGGCCATGGTAACTTCAGTCCAGGTTTCAAAGACGTCAGCATATATGAGCCAGAGCAGGACAAGTGGCACAATCTGGAATCAGCTCCCAAAATCCTGCGGGATGTGAAGGCAGTGAGTGTGGAGGACCGCTATGTGTACGTTACGGCACGCACACCTGTCGATACGGATAATGAGGATGGACTGAAGACGGTGACCACTCGCTATGACACAGAGAGCCGCCAGTGGCAAGACGTTGACTCCTTGCCACTTATTGACAACTATTGCATCTTCCAGATGGCTGTGGCTTCTACTAACTTCTACCACACGGCCTCTTGCTGCCCCAAAAGCTACACGGTGCGGGATGAGGTTGCCAAGCAAAAGATCAGTGGGCGCATCTCTGATGAGATCCTGGAGAGCCTGCCACCAGAGGTCACCAGCATCGAGGGTGCTGCCATCTGCCACTTTGATGAAGACGTCTTCATCATCGGAGGCTGGAAGAACAGTGATGATGTGGACAAGCAGTACCGCAAGGAGGCTTACCGCTACTGTGCTGAGAGGAAACGCTGGATGCTGCTTCCGCCCATGCCTCAGCCTCGCTGCCGAGCCACCGCCTGCCACGTTCGCATCCCCTACCGTTTCCTGTATGGCTGCCAGCGCTACCCCATGCCCCAGAACCTGGCCCGCCAGCGAGATCGCATGCAGCAGATGCAGCAGCTTCACCGGCGCACGCTCACCTTACGCCGGCAGCTCCAGTCGCAGATAGAGTGCTGA
- the fkbp10a gene encoding peptidyl-prolyl cis-trans isomerase FKBP10 produces the protein MDLLISSVLFCIHVLTIYCNTGTFGDVVVDRYDIPRVCPREVQTEDFIRYHFNGTFFADGKKFDSSHDRGNPFISQVGLGRLIAGMDRGLQGMCVNEQRRITIPPHLAYGSIGTGGVIPPDAVLVYDILLLDIWNTEDKVEIRSFGIPAGCNRTTVKSDFVRFHYNGTLLSGAAFDSSYTRNSTYDAYLGQGDLLIKGMEEGLLGMCVGERRIIIIPPFLAYGETGHGTLVPSQATLVFEVLLVDVFNPKDDLIFVVKEVPEGCTRRTVTGDYVRYHYNGTFQDGSAFDSSYKRNSTYNTYIGMRYVIQGMDKALHGLCIGEKRRITIPPHMAYGEEGVADLIPGSAVLVFDIHVIDFHNPKDPVDIKVTHKPKECTVTTEADDLIQYRYNCSLMDGTLLYSSEEFDSPSITTLGADKVIPGLEEGLRGMCVGEKREVVVPPHWGHGENGAGDVPRSAVLFFELELVNLQKGVPEGFMFVWLGDSPDPLFPAMDLNGDKQVPLQEFSDFIMLQVGEAKGRLRPGFDADTIIQDMFNNQDHNKDGKIVEDELKIQGDEESQQVKRDEL, from the exons ATGGATCTGTTAATAtctagtgttttattttgcattcatGTACTAACTATTTATTGTAACACGGGTACGTTTGGCGACGTTGTTGTGGATCGGTACGACATACCAAGAGTTTGTCCTCGAGAAGTGCAGACTGAAGATTTTATCCGTTATCACTTTAACGGAACCTTCTTTGCAGACGGGAAAAAATTTGACTCCAG CCATGACCGAGGCAATCCCTTCATCAGCCAGGTGGGACTGGGCAGACTAATCGCAGGGATGGACCGCGGCCTTCAGGGCATGTGTGTCAATGAACAAAGGAGGATCACAATCCCCCCACACCTGGCCTATGGAAGCATCGGGACAG GTGGTGTAATTCCCCCTGACGctgtgttggtgtatgatatTCTCCTGTTGGACATCTGGAACACTGAGGACAAGGTGGAGATCCGCTCCTTCGGCATACCTGCAGGCTGCAACCGCACCACAGTGAAATCAGATTTTGTCCGTTTCCACTATAACGGCACCCTGCTGTCGGGCGCAGCCTTTGACTCCAG TTACACAAGGAATTCAACCTATGACGCGTACTTGGGACAGGGCGACCTCCTCATCAAAGGCATGGAAGAGGGGCTTTTGGGCATGTGTGTTGGGGAGAGAAGGATCATCATAATCCCACCTTTCCTGGCGTATGGAGAGACTGGCCACG GAACCTTGGTCCCTTCTCAGGCTACGCTGGTGTTTGAGGTGCTGCTGGTGGATGTGTTCAACCCTAAAGATGATCTAATTTTTGTGGTGAAGGAGGTGCCTGAAGGCTGCACCCGCAGGACGGTGACTGGAGATTACGTCCGCTACCACTACAACGGCACCTTCCAGGATGGCTCAGCCTTTGATTCCAG CTACAAGAGGAACAGCACCTACAACACTTACATCGGCATGAGATACGTGATCCAAGGAATGGACAAAGCCCTGCATGGGCTGTGCataggagagaagaggaggattaCCATCCCTCCTCACATGGCGTATGGCGAAGAAGGAGTTG CTGATCTCATTCCTGGCTCTGCTGTGCTGGTCTTCGACATTCACGTCATAGATTTCCACAACCCCAAAGATCCAGTTGACATTAAAGTTACCCACAAGCCCAAGGAATGCACAGTGACCACTGAAGCTGATGATCTGATTCAGTATCGTTATAACTGCTCCTTGATGGACGGCACCTTGCTATACTCCTC GGAAGAGTTTGACTCCCCTTCCATCACGACTCTCGGAGCGGATAAGGTGATTCCGGGTCTGGAGGAAGGATTGAGAGGCATGTGTGTGGGCGAGAAGAGGGAGGTGGTCGTTCCGCCACACTGGGGACATGGTGAAAATGGAG CTGGGGATGTTCCCAGGAGCGCAGTGCTGTTCTTTGAGCTGGAGTTGGTCAATCTGCAGAAGGGTGTTCCTGAAGGCTTCATGTTTGTGTGGCTGGGAGACAGCCCGGATCCCCTCTTTCCTGCGATGGATCTCAATGGTGACAAACAGGTCCCTCTACAGGAG TTTTCAGACTTCATCATGCTCCAGGTTGGAGAGGCCAAAGGTCGTCTTCGGCCAGGGTTTGATGCCGACACCATCATTCAGGACATGTTCAATAACCAGGACCACAATAAAGACGGGAAGATCGTAGAGGATGAACTGAAAATTCAGGGGGATGAGGAGTCTCAACAAGTGAAGCGAGACGAATTGTAA